A genomic region of Sulfobacillus acidophilus DSM 10332 contains the following coding sequences:
- a CDS encoding DNA mismatch repair protein MutL (PFAM: Histidine kinase-, DNA gyrase B-, and HSP90-like ATPase; MutL C terminal dimerisation domain; DNA mismatch repair protein, C-terminal domain~TIGRFAM: DNA mismatch repair protein MutL~COGs: COG0323 DNA mismatch repair enzyme (predicted ATPase)~HAMAP: DNA mismatch repair protein mutL~InterPro IPR014763:IPR003594:IPR013507:IPR014790~KEGG: tro:trd_1668 DNA mismatch repair protein HexB~PFAM: MutL, C-terminal, dimerisation; DNA mismatch repair protein, C-terminal; ATP-binding region, ATPase-like~SPTR: DNA mismatch repair protein mutL 1;~TIGRFAM: DNA mismatch repair protein, N-terminal), producing the protein MGRIHRLDPVVANQIAAGEVVERPASIVKELLENSFDANAGQCRVVLDEGGLARISVKDDGIGMGPEDLMLATERHTTSKLTRLDDLGHSPWLGFRGEALAAIASVSHLTLASRESGAAVGYALTVEFGRIGDLAPRAMSEGTQVEVTRLFDTVPARQKALKSPAAELAACQQVVQQLALCRPDVGITLWHHDRRLLETGGTGDRLAAIMAIFGRDLAEQVIAIDHTFSRGLRIQGYVAPAHVHRANRAGQGLYLNRRWITNWTLRSAIEEAFKPELPDRRYPYFWLWLTLDPDTVDPNAHPTKAEVRLLGERQVAALCHRAVQDALAEAAKPFALNAPAVSEEEARDLAPGPVLQPTWELSGPPAGLGSASRHPEYAGLVPLAQWQAKYILAQGPDGLYIIDQHAAHERIYFEHFRRVGEAVRTSQPLLMAQTETLSAAEWATYQDHREHLRTLGFDLVELGGTTVAIQAVPTAFRDVTHYAGVLRTVLQALEEPTHAGMSHPISWVEEPLFAMAACKAAIKANRPLSHQEMQALIDDLAETEDPRGCPHGRPTILHLTLEEVDRRFGRRG; encoded by the coding sequence ATGGGACGTATTCACCGATTGGATCCGGTGGTGGCCAACCAAATTGCCGCAGGGGAAGTCGTCGAACGGCCCGCCTCCATCGTCAAAGAACTGCTGGAAAACAGTTTCGACGCCAATGCCGGCCAGTGTCGGGTCGTATTGGACGAGGGCGGCCTGGCCCGGATATCCGTCAAAGACGACGGCATCGGAATGGGCCCTGAGGACTTGATGCTGGCCACCGAACGCCATACCACGTCGAAACTCACCCGTTTGGATGACCTGGGGCATTCCCCCTGGCTGGGCTTTCGAGGCGAAGCCCTGGCCGCCATTGCGTCGGTCAGCCATTTGACCTTGGCGTCCCGCGAATCGGGCGCGGCCGTCGGCTACGCGCTCACGGTGGAATTTGGCCGCATCGGTGACCTCGCGCCCCGCGCGATGTCCGAGGGCACCCAGGTCGAGGTCACCCGCTTATTCGATACCGTCCCGGCGCGCCAAAAGGCGCTCAAAAGTCCGGCCGCCGAACTGGCGGCTTGTCAGCAGGTGGTTCAACAGTTGGCGCTTTGTCGCCCGGATGTCGGCATAACCTTATGGCACCATGATCGCCGATTGCTGGAGACCGGCGGTACGGGGGATCGGCTGGCGGCCATTATGGCTATTTTCGGGCGGGATCTGGCCGAACAGGTGATTGCGATCGACCACACCTTCAGTCGCGGTTTAAGGATTCAAGGATATGTGGCTCCCGCGCACGTTCACCGGGCCAATCGGGCAGGGCAAGGACTTTATTTGAACCGGCGCTGGATTACCAACTGGACACTTCGAAGCGCGATAGAAGAAGCGTTCAAACCCGAGTTGCCCGACCGCCGATATCCTTATTTTTGGTTGTGGCTGACATTGGATCCGGACACGGTGGATCCCAACGCCCATCCCACCAAAGCGGAAGTCCGGTTGTTAGGCGAACGGCAAGTCGCGGCGCTTTGCCACCGGGCGGTTCAAGACGCGTTGGCGGAGGCCGCCAAACCTTTTGCCCTAAACGCCCCGGCGGTCTCTGAGGAAGAAGCTCGGGATTTGGCGCCCGGACCCGTGTTGCAACCGACCTGGGAGTTGTCGGGTCCTCCCGCGGGTCTCGGCTCGGCATCCCGTCACCCCGAATATGCCGGATTGGTCCCTCTGGCCCAATGGCAGGCCAAATACATCTTAGCCCAAGGACCCGACGGGCTTTACATCATCGATCAGCATGCCGCCCACGAACGCATTTATTTCGAGCACTTCCGCCGAGTGGGGGAGGCTGTCCGCACCAGCCAGCCGCTCTTAATGGCGCAAACCGAAACCCTTTCGGCGGCCGAATGGGCCACCTACCAAGATCATCGCGAGCATTTGCGAACGCTCGGATTTGACCTCGTCGAACTCGGGGGGACGACTGTGGCCATTCAGGCGGTTCCCACCGCGTTTCGTGACGTGACGCACTATGCCGGCGTATTGCGGACGGTATTGCAGGCGTTGGAGGAGCCGACGCACGCCGGCATGTCCCATCCCATTTCCTGGGTGGAAGAACCCCTCTTCGCCATGGCGGCCTGTAAAGCTGCGATAAAGGCGAATCGGCCGTTGAGTCACCAAGAAATGCAGGCGCTCATCGATGATTTGGCCGAAACCGAAGATCCTCGCGGGTGTCCGCACGGGCGGCCTACGATATTACACTTGACATTAGAGGAGGTTGACCGTCGTTTTGGACGCCGCGGCTAA
- a CDS encoding cell wall hydrolase SleB (PFAM: LysM domain; Cell Wall Hydrolase~COGs: COG3773 Cell wall hydrolyses involved in spore germination~InterPro IPR002482:IPR018392:IPR011105~KEGG: tmr:Tmar_0425 cell wall hydrolase SleB~PFAM: Cell wall hydrolase, SleB; Peptidoglycan-binding lysin domain~SMART: Peptidoglycan-binding Lysin subgroup~SPTR: Cell wall hydrolase SleB), with protein sequence MIERWTDFKRDRMSRWSEAVMTATGAFIMTLILPGFPAAPAGQSVPTRRIEPPTVSQPDRREWVLLAQGRVRKVVPRPAAPTGQVYRIQWGDTLWTLAERFHVTVNDLEEANHLTSPEIYAGQSLIIPETYQVTAGDTLASVAKKFGVPLVLLWHTNRLVSDKLKPGQTLVIPYTGSLPETYAAPTLSTPDPLGNLPNRGAPVTTAQFTANDLLMLAHLVQGEAGDQPFLGQVAVAAVVLNRLKTPGFPKTLAAVIWDPGQFESVSDGAYWQSPGPLAFMAAKAAMAGWDPTGGALYFYNPSLPHAAWMDTLPQTAVIGSQVFCR encoded by the coding sequence ATGATAGAACGGTGGACGGACTTCAAACGGGACAGGATGTCACGCTGGAGCGAGGCCGTCATGACGGCGACAGGCGCTTTCATCATGACGCTTATCTTGCCGGGATTTCCGGCCGCACCAGCCGGCCAATCGGTCCCGACTCGACGTATCGAACCGCCGACGGTTAGCCAACCGGATCGCCGGGAATGGGTGTTGTTGGCCCAGGGCCGCGTGCGTAAGGTGGTGCCCCGTCCAGCGGCACCGACCGGCCAAGTCTATCGGATCCAATGGGGAGATACCCTCTGGACCCTGGCGGAGCGGTTTCACGTGACGGTCAACGACCTGGAAGAAGCGAATCATCTGACCTCGCCGGAAATTTACGCCGGACAGTCCCTCATCATCCCGGAAACCTACCAGGTAACCGCCGGAGATACCTTAGCCAGTGTGGCCAAAAAATTCGGGGTCCCGTTAGTGCTCCTGTGGCATACCAATCGGCTGGTCAGCGACAAATTAAAGCCGGGGCAAACGTTGGTTATCCCCTACACCGGCTCCCTGCCGGAAACCTATGCGGCGCCTACCCTGTCTACCCCGGACCCCTTAGGCAATTTACCGAATCGGGGGGCACCGGTAACGACGGCACAGTTTACCGCCAATGATCTCTTGATGTTAGCCCATTTGGTTCAAGGAGAGGCCGGCGATCAACCGTTTCTGGGACAAGTTGCGGTTGCCGCGGTTGTGTTAAACCGGTTAAAAACACCCGGCTTTCCGAAAACCCTGGCCGCGGTGATTTGGGATCCGGGACAGTTTGAAAGTGTCAGCGACGGGGCCTACTGGCAAAGTCCCGGCCCCTTGGCTTTTATGGCCGCCAAAGCCGCCATGGCGGGGTGGGATCCCACCGGCGGCGCGCTCTATTTTTATAACCCGTCCTTGCCCCATGCGGCCTGGATGGACACGCTGCCCCAAACGGCGGTGATCGGAAGCCAGGTGTTTTGCCGCTAA
- a CDS encoding tRNA dimethylallyltransferase (PFAM: IPP transferase~TIGRFAM: tRNA dimethylallyltransferase~COGs: COG0324 tRNA delta(2)-isopentenylpyrophosphate transferase~HAMAP: tRNA dimethylallyltransferase~InterPro IPR018022:IPR002627~KEGG: adg:Adeg_1922 tRNA delta(2)-isopentenylpyrophosphate transferase~PFAM: tRNA isopentenyltransferase~PRIAM: tRNA isopentenyltransferase~SPTR: tRNA dimethylallyltransferase;~TIGRFAM: tRNA delta(2)-isopentenylpyrophosphate transferase) codes for MDAAAKIPLLVIAGPTAVGKTALSLAVAEQLAGEIVSADSAQVYRGLDIGSAKVSPAIRQKIPHHLIDIVEPDQPFSVADYQRAAQKAIAEIAARGRLPILVGGTGLWIRAVVQNFDLPEDAGATPWRARLMRQGETQGWDGLRRQLRVVDPASYVAIQPNDHRRLVRALEVFFHTGRRLKRSPGESPYAVRYWVLSRPPSQLHRLIEQRVRDMLAAGLVDEVRRLLANGVPPHAQSLSAIGYREVVQWLYGQLTAEERDRLIIRHTQQYAKRQLTWFRSEKMARWLDLSAWTPEQAVDAITASLGR; via the coding sequence TTGGACGCCGCGGCTAAAATTCCCTTGTTGGTCATTGCCGGTCCGACGGCGGTGGGTAAAACCGCGCTGAGTTTAGCGGTCGCGGAACAGTTGGCCGGCGAAATCGTCTCGGCGGATTCCGCCCAAGTATACCGCGGACTGGATATCGGAAGTGCGAAAGTTTCGCCCGCGATCCGTCAAAAGATTCCCCACCACCTGATTGATATTGTAGAACCCGATCAACCGTTTTCGGTCGCCGATTATCAACGGGCCGCCCAAAAGGCCATTGCCGAGATTGCTGCCCGCGGCCGATTACCGATCTTGGTCGGCGGTACCGGTCTCTGGATTCGGGCGGTCGTTCAAAATTTTGACCTCCCCGAGGATGCCGGCGCAACGCCGTGGCGGGCTCGCCTCATGAGGCAAGGCGAAACCCAAGGATGGGACGGCTTACGCCGCCAGTTGCGGGTGGTCGATCCCGCCAGTTACGTCGCCATCCAACCGAACGATCATCGCCGACTCGTCCGGGCTTTAGAGGTCTTTTTTCACACCGGCCGCCGCTTGAAGCGATCCCCGGGCGAATCGCCCTACGCCGTACGCTACTGGGTGTTGTCCCGGCCTCCCAGTCAATTGCACCGCCTCATTGAACAGCGGGTCCGGGACATGTTGGCAGCCGGGTTGGTCGACGAGGTCCGGCGCCTTTTGGCTAACGGAGTCCCCCCCCATGCCCAAAGCCTATCCGCGATCGGCTATCGGGAAGTGGTTCAGTGGCTTTATGGTCAGTTGACCGCCGAAGAACGGGATCGCCTGATTATCCGTCATACGCAGCAATACGCCAAACGCCAGCTCACCTGGTTTCGCTCGGAGAAAATGGCGCGTTGGCTCGACTTAAGTGCCTGGACGCCCGAGCAAGCCGTAGACGCCATTACCGCCTCCTTAGGCCGTTAG